ATACTGATTTTGGGAGCGCAAAGATATAATAAATACTCAAAAAAAATAAAAGAGGCTCTAAAATATCACATTTTGAGCCTCAATTTTACGTAAAATTAAGATTTTCAATGAATTATTGGCTTCTCCAACGGCACTTTTGTCATCTGCAAATAGTGATTTTGCAGTTCGTGCACGTACAAAGGCATATCAAAATGCCGTTTATCTTCCCGGTACCACATCTCCAAATGTGAGAAATCGCCCGGCTTTGGCGTCAATACCCGGAAAGGTCCACGCAGGTATTTTATCCCCTCTGGCACTTCCTGCCGTTCAAAACCCAGCTTTAGCAACTCGTCTTCGTTTAAGGGAACCGGAAGGATCTGGTCAGGGGTAAACCAGAATTCTTGAACACCATTATCAATGCAAACCATGTCATCCTCGCGATCTACATCTGTTACAATGCCCTCTCTTTCAACGCCTTCATCCTTAACCCGTACAAAATCGCCAGGCTTTAAATCTGTGAGTTTTACCATAACCGTGTGTTTTTAGTTTTCCTAATTTAATCAAATAACCCAATAATTACACCACAGTAATTGCTTTACCTAAGGATTTCAAGCCCCGCCTGACCGAAAACTGTTCCCTTTTCAGTTTATTAATTTGCTTACAGCATTCGTTGCATTGCTGCTAGTATTTGAAAACAATCGCCATTTGCCCCTCTTTTGTCCTAATTATTTTAATTATAAATACCATGTAATTCCTATTTATCCTGTATATATCTCGTCTCTATATAGAGGCGAGATATATACGAGACATATACGAGTTATATACGGGTTATATACGAGATATTGCAGAATGAGGGAAGGCTAAAAAGACTGATTATTTATCATTCGCCCCTTCTCTAGGCCAGCCTCTCTCAGTATCGTTTAATCGCTTATTTTTATTGACCTAAATCAAACCAACTGTCATGAAAAAGGTCTGCTTGCTTTTGTTACCCCTTTTCCTGTCTTTCTTTTCTATTGCGCAGGATGAAATGGAAAAAGAATTTGCCCGCCTCACCAAGAACACTACTGGTGTTCCTTATGGCAATAACAAAGCCACAGGTAAGTACTACAACATTCGTGGTTTTAAGATGTATGCAGAAACTTATGGACAGGGAAAACCGCTTCTCATTATTCATGGCAACGGAGGCTCCATTGGCAACTTTGTACATAACCTCCCCTATTTTTCTAAAAAATATAAAGTGATAGTAGCTGACAGCCGTGCGCAAGGCAACTCAAAAGACCCTGCCGACTCCCTGTCCTACGAAATGATGGCTGATGATTATGCCGCCCTGCTAGACGCAATGAAGATCGATTCAGCCTATGTTATTGGATGGAGCGATGGTGGCATAAATGGCTTACTGCTGGCAATGCGCCACCCTGAAAAGGTAAAGAAGCTAGCCATTACCGGTGCCAACCTTTGGCCAGATACTACTGCCATATTCTCTGACATTGCAGAAATGCTGCAGCCAGCCTATACAGCCCTTAAAAACAAAGCCGATAAAAATGCCCAGGAGAAAGCGGGCTGGAAACTAATGCGCCTGCTGGTGGAAGAACCACATATTACAACAGACGATTTAAAAACTATACAGGTTCCCACTTTGGTCATTGGCGGTGATCAGGATATTATTCGCCCAGCGCATACCCTTTTAATTGCCCAAAATATCCCGCAATCCTATTTATGGATACTACCCAATTCTGGTCACTCTACCCCAATTATTTATAAAGATGAGTTCAATAAGACGATTGACAACTTTTTCAGCAAACCTTATCGAAAGCTTACAGGAATTAGCCGTGCATTCTAAAACAACGAGTATAACATCTTCTTAAAGGGCTTTTCAAAAAGCCCTTTTTTATTTCCACCAGCTGGAAAATCAACTTTTCTATTTAATATTTTTTGGCCACATAGGGGTATAGGCGTTCTGAGTTGTTTTCCTAATAAAGTAGTTTTGACAAGCGCAGTATACCTTGCACACCACCAAAACACAATGGACGAATCAGAAGACGAGCTGATAGAAAGGCTGAATAGTCGGGATGAAGCGGCTTTTGAACAGGTGTTCAAACAACACTACAAGAGCCTGCATGCCTATGCCTTTACAATGCTGAAGGATGATGATATGGCCGAGGAAGTGGTGCAAAATGTTTTTTATAAGCTTTGGGAACGGTCCACAGAGTTGAATATTACCAGTACAGTGGCCGCCTATCTTTTTAGGGCTGTACATAATGAATCGCTTAATCACCTCAAGCACCTCAAGGTGCGCTCCCAGCATCAATTATATGTTAGCTATCGCAACGATGCACATGCAGATACTGCTACCAAGAAGTTGCAGGTAAAAGAACTAGAGAAACGATTACATGCGGCCTTAACCGAGTTGCCTGAGGGCTGCCGTACGGTTTT
This genomic interval from Flavisolibacter tropicus contains the following:
- a CDS encoding alpha/beta fold hydrolase, whose translation is MKKVCLLLLPLFLSFFSIAQDEMEKEFARLTKNTTGVPYGNNKATGKYYNIRGFKMYAETYGQGKPLLIIHGNGGSIGNFVHNLPYFSKKYKVIVADSRAQGNSKDPADSLSYEMMADDYAALLDAMKIDSAYVIGWSDGGINGLLLAMRHPEKVKKLAITGANLWPDTTAIFSDIAEMLQPAYTALKNKADKNAQEKAGWKLMRLLVEEPHITTDDLKTIQVPTLVIGGDQDIIRPAHTLLIAQNIPQSYLWILPNSGHSTPIIYKDEFNKTIDNFFSKPYRKLTGISRAF
- a CDS encoding RNA polymerase sigma-70 factor, whose amino-acid sequence is MDESEDELIERLNSRDEAAFEQVFKQHYKSLHAYAFTMLKDDDMAEEVVQNVFYKLWERSTELNITSTVAAYLFRAVHNESLNHLKHLKVRSQHQLYVSYRNDAHADTATKKLQVKELEKRLHAALTELPEGCRTVFQLSRFEELRYSEIADVLGISVKTVENQMGKALKLLRTKLAGFLTLLFILLTLLNRYL